Proteins co-encoded in one Flavobacterium fluviale genomic window:
- the recG gene encoding ATP-dependent DNA helicase RecG, with protein MSNNLLDTPIEYLKGVGPSRGQLLRKELGIHKYGDLVNFFPNRYIDRTRYYKINELQNTGSEVQIIGKIINIKTVEFAKNKKRLVASFVDETGQIDLNWFQGHKWIRETLKLNEPLVIFGKCSLYGSQFSMAHPEIELLTEHERSLRSAMQPVYPSTEALTNKGISNRTINKLMEQLFLETQALFTETFPPYLIEELKLIPKRAALFNIHFPKSSDILAKAQFRLKFEELFFIQLQLITKNLIRKHKIKGHPFDKVGELFNDFYKNHLPFDLTNAQKRVIKEIRTDMGSNAQMNRLLQGDVGSGKTIVAFMSMLLAIDNGFQACLMAPTEILANQHFIGLSEFANTLNINIRILTGSTKTSERKIIHEELENGSLKILIGTHALLEDKVKFQNLGLAVIDEQHRFGVEQRSKLWKKNNIPPHVLVMTATPIPRTLAMSLYGDLDISVIDELPPGRKPIQTVHRFDTNRLKVWKFLRDEIAKGRQIYIVYPLIQESEKMDYKDLMDGYESISRDFPLPQYSISILHGKMKPADKDSEMKRFSEGKTNIMVATTVIEVGVNVPNASVMIIESAERFGLSQLHQLRGRVGRGAEQSYCILMTGHKLSSDSKTRMETMVQTNDGFEIAEVDLKLRGPGDLMGTQQSGVLNLQIADIVKDRDILSLARNYAMKILKEDSALQKPEHAVLKAIFIELTKKKNIWNYIS; from the coding sequence ATGTCTAATAATCTCCTAGATACTCCAATTGAATACTTGAAAGGTGTTGGTCCAAGCCGCGGTCAATTACTTCGTAAGGAATTGGGTATTCATAAATATGGAGATTTAGTCAATTTTTTTCCAAATCGATATATTGACAGAACGCGTTATTATAAAATTAACGAATTACAAAATACAGGTTCTGAAGTTCAGATTATTGGAAAAATAATTAATATAAAAACAGTTGAATTTGCTAAGAACAAAAAACGTCTCGTAGCTAGTTTTGTTGATGAAACCGGTCAGATTGACCTAAATTGGTTTCAGGGTCATAAATGGATTCGCGAAACTTTAAAGCTGAATGAACCGCTTGTTATTTTTGGAAAATGTTCTTTATATGGAAGCCAGTTTAGTATGGCGCATCCTGAAATTGAATTACTAACTGAGCATGAAAGGAGTTTACGCTCTGCCATGCAGCCTGTTTATCCTTCTACGGAAGCTTTAACCAATAAAGGCATTTCAAACCGTACGATAAATAAGCTGATGGAGCAATTGTTTCTAGAAACTCAAGCGCTTTTTACAGAAACTTTTCCGCCTTATTTGATTGAGGAATTAAAACTGATTCCGAAAAGAGCAGCCTTATTCAATATTCATTTTCCTAAAAGTTCAGACATTTTAGCGAAAGCGCAATTCAGATTGAAATTTGAGGAATTATTCTTTATACAGCTTCAATTAATTACCAAAAATCTTATTCGGAAGCATAAAATAAAAGGACATCCATTTGATAAAGTTGGAGAATTATTTAATGATTTTTATAAAAATCATCTTCCTTTTGATTTGACAAACGCTCAAAAAAGAGTTATAAAAGAAATCCGGACAGACATGGGAAGCAATGCCCAAATGAATCGTCTGCTTCAAGGTGATGTTGGTTCTGGAAAAACAATTGTGGCTTTTATGAGTATGCTTCTTGCTATTGATAATGGTTTTCAAGCCTGCTTAATGGCGCCAACTGAGATTTTAGCCAATCAGCATTTTATTGGTTTGTCTGAATTTGCAAATACTTTAAACATCAATATCAGGATTTTAACGGGTTCGACCAAAACTTCTGAAAGAAAAATTATTCATGAAGAACTCGAAAACGGAAGCCTTAAAATTTTAATTGGAACGCATGCTTTATTAGAAGATAAAGTAAAATTCCAAAATTTAGGTTTGGCTGTAATTGATGAACAGCATCGTTTTGGTGTGGAACAGCGTTCCAAATTGTGGAAGAAAAATAATATTCCGCCGCACGTTTTAGTAATGACTGCAACGCCTATTCCGAGAACTTTGGCAATGAGTTTATACGGGGATTTGGATATTTCTGTAATCGACGAATTACCGCCAGGAAGAAAACCAATTCAAACTGTACATCGTTTTGATACCAATCGTTTGAAAGTGTGGAAATTTCTTCGGGACGAAATCGCAAAGGGAAGACAAATTTATATTGTTTATCCGCTTATTCAAGAATCTGAAAAAATGGATTATAAGGATTTAATGGACGGTTATGAAAGTATTTCGCGTGACTTTCCGCTTCCGCAGTATTCTATTTCCATTTTACACGGAAAAATGAAACCTGCCGATAAAGATTCTGAAATGAAGCGTTTTTCAGAAGGAAAAACGAATATTATGGTGGCTACAACGGTAATTGAGGTTGGTGTAAATGTGCCAAATGCCAGTGTAATGATTATCGAAAGTGCTGAACGATTTGGGCTTTCGCAGCTGCACCAGCTCCGCGGGCGTGTTGGTCGAGGCGCAGAACAAAGTTATTGCATTTTAATGACAGGACATAAACTAAGTTCTGACAGTAAAACAAGAATGGAAACTATGGTACAGACCAATGATGGTTTTGAAATCGCCGAAGTTGACCTTAAACTTCGCGGTCCCGGCGATTTAATGGGAACACAGCAAAGTGGTGTTTTAAATCTTCAAATTGCAGATATTGTGAAAGATAGAGATATTTTATCTCTGGCTCGAAATTATGCCATGAAAATCTTAAAAGAAGATTCTGCACTACAAAAACCAGAACATGCTGTACTAAAAGCAATTTTCATAGAATTGACTAAAAAGAAAAACATTTGGAATTATATTTCGTAG
- a CDS encoding DUF1697 domain-containing protein produces MTTHLALLRGINVSGHNMMKMDALKTMLENIGFQNVRTYLQSGNVFIDSEEDASKVGFMIKQEIFKVFGHEVPVVVISKDDLESCFSNNPFLKEKDADIKKLYVAFVSTALKKENINDLKISQFKPDEASIDENRIFIKYAVGAGKTRFDQKYIEKKLNVTATIRNWNTVTNLLNMYSE; encoded by the coding sequence ATGACTACACATTTAGCTCTTTTACGCGGCATTAATGTTTCAGGACACAACATGATGAAGATGGATGCTTTGAAAACAATGTTGGAAAATATTGGTTTTCAAAATGTCCGCACATATTTACAATCTGGAAATGTTTTTATTGATAGTGAAGAAGATGCATCAAAAGTAGGTTTCATGATTAAACAGGAAATCTTTAAAGTTTTCGGTCATGAAGTTCCAGTTGTTGTAATTTCAAAAGATGATCTTGAATCTTGTTTTTCTAATAATCCGTTTTTAAAAGAGAAAGATGCTGATATCAAAAAGCTGTATGTTGCATTTGTTTCGACAGCTTTAAAAAAAGAAAATATAAATGATTTGAAAATCAGTCAGTTTAAACCGGATGAAGCAAGCATTGATGAAAATAGAATTTTTATAAAATATGCTGTTGGAGCAGGGAAAACTCGTTTTGATCAAAAATATATAGAGAAGAAATTAAACGTAACGGCAACAATAAGAAATTGGAACACAGTTACTAACCTTTTAAATATGTATTCAGAATAA
- a CDS encoding DUF4348 domain-containing protein, giving the protein MKKVLIIFCVFLLSNSLTAQKKAVVKEEIFSSFLKKFKENEEFQLSRVNFPLTVKVNNDDFELVDYVIAKKDYKMVKLNDKGSQYQQNENPKNNTIIIKQRGKDNGIFIDYVFMNKKGLWYLKTWVDMST; this is encoded by the coding sequence ATGAAAAAAGTACTAATTATTTTTTGTGTTTTTCTTTTAAGTAATTCATTAACAGCTCAAAAAAAAGCGGTCGTAAAAGAAGAGATTTTCAGCTCCTTTTTAAAGAAATTTAAAGAAAATGAAGAATTTCAATTAAGCAGGGTTAATTTTCCCCTCACAGTTAAAGTGAATAATGATGATTTTGAACTGGTTGATTATGTAATTGCAAAGAAGGATTATAAAATGGTCAAACTAAATGATAAAGGAAGTCAATATCAGCAAAATGAGAATCCTAAAAACAACACCATTATTATCAAGCAGCGCGGCAAGGATAACGGAATTTTTATAGATTATGTTTTTATGAATAAAAAAGGTTTATGGTATTTAAAAACCTGGGTTGACATGTCTACCTAA
- a CDS encoding Dph6-related ATP pyrophosphatase, with product MSVPQKALFNWSSGKDSALALYKILQNPDFKIECLLTSVNKQYQRISMHGVRVELLQAQAESIGIPLKIMEIPEMPTMEVYENVMNKTLTELKNKGITHSVFGDIFLEDLRQYRENQLARIGFTGIFPIWKIPTPELIQEFISLGFKTIVVCVNEKYLDKSFVGRIIDQDFINDLPENVDVCGENGEFHTFTFDGPIFSQPINFEIGEIVYRKYEKPANQNSSNDACDTNDETAFDFGFWYCDLIKK from the coding sequence GTGTCTGTACCTCAAAAAGCCTTATTTAATTGGAGCAGCGGAAAAGATTCTGCTCTTGCATTGTATAAAATTCTTCAAAATCCTGATTTTAAAATTGAATGTTTATTAACAAGCGTAAACAAACAATATCAGCGCATTTCTATGCACGGCGTTCGTGTGGAATTATTGCAGGCTCAAGCTGAAAGCATTGGTATTCCTTTGAAAATAATGGAAATTCCAGAAATGCCAACGATGGAAGTTTATGAAAATGTCATGAATAAGACTTTAACAGAATTAAAAAACAAAGGCATTACTCATTCTGTTTTTGGAGATATTTTTTTGGAAGATTTACGTCAATATCGCGAAAATCAATTGGCCAGAATTGGTTTTACCGGAATTTTTCCAATTTGGAAAATTCCAACTCCAGAATTGATTCAAGAATTTATATCGCTTGGGTTTAAAACAATTGTGGTTTGCGTGAATGAAAAATATCTAGACAAAAGTTTTGTGGGCCGAATTATCGATCAGGATTTCATAAATGATCTTCCTGAGAATGTTGACGTATGCGGTGAAAATGGTGAATTTCACACCTTTACTTTTGACGGACCAATATTTTCTCAACCAATTAATTTTGAAATTGGAGAAATTGTTTACCGAAAATATGAAAAGCCAGCAAATCAGAATTCATCAAATGATGCTTGCGATACGAACGATGAAACAGCTTTTGATTTTGGATTTTGGTATTGTGACTTAATTAAAAAGTAA
- a CDS encoding transposase — protein sequence MKILYKEELKTDSNRLKDWDYSSEAVYFITIVTKNRECIFGTVENEKMILNENGKIIENELFRSINIRKNWFFHNWIIMPNHIHLLIEIQTSNVSSVETHSSASTSSISKTDYKISLATNVAETHCSAPLQYKSESELDYKYESNSVILSNTHIVETHSSASTSSISKTDYNISLATNFAETHCSAPLQNQTEPKLSRKSNSISSFVGIFKSITTKQINGIDSIWQANYHDHIVRNYKTFEKIYDYIKHNPRSWETDSLK from the coding sequence ATGAAAATATTATATAAAGAGGAATTAAAAACTGATTCTAATAGATTGAAAGACTGGGATTATTCAAGTGAAGCAGTTTATTTTATTACTATAGTTACAAAAAATAGAGAATGTATTTTTGGAACTGTTGAAAATGAAAAAATGATTTTGAATGAAAATGGAAAGATAATTGAGAATGAACTTTTTAGATCAATAAATATTCGTAAAAATTGGTTTTTCCATAATTGGATTATTATGCCTAATCATATTCATTTATTAATAGAGATACAAACAAGCAATGTTTCTTCTGTAGAGACGCACAGCAGTGCGTCTACGTCTAGCATATCGAAAACAGATTACAAAATATCTTTGGCGACAAACGTTGCGGAGACGCACTGCAGTGCGCCTCTACAGTACAAATCTGAATCTGAATTAGATTATAAATATGAATCTAATTCTGTAATTTTATCGAATACGCATATCGTAGAGACGCACAGCAGTGCGTCTACGTCCAGCATATCGAAAACAGATTACAACATATCTTTGGCGACAAACTTTGCGGAGACGCACTGCAGTGCGCCTCTACAAAACCAAACTGAACCTAAATTGTCCCGAAAATCAAATTCAATTTCATCTTTTGTCGGGATATTTAAATCAATTACGACAAAACAAATAAATGGTATTGATTCAATTTGGCAAGCAAATTATCACGATCATATTGTTAGGAATTACAAGACTTTCGAAAAGATTTACGATTACATAAAACATAATCCAAGATCTTGGGAGACAGATTCTTTAAAATAA
- a CDS encoding M1 family metallopeptidase, with amino-acid sequence MKYIFLLFTGFIFSQQTQNFDFKSVSGQLLLNSKEKIVSGAVDFQFEVLKDCDTISLDAKNMEFSNVKINDKEVVFINTTKQLKIVFPFTKSQNHLTFNYTVKPKQALYFVDTENDEVQIWTQGQGRYTSNWFPSFDDVNEKLIFNLGISYDASYQVVSNGVIKQKTPNGNLIHWQYQMEKPMSSYLLMLAVGKFDKKEFKSKSKIPLEYYYEPKDADRIEPTYRYSQRIFDFLEKEIGVKYPWQINRQIPVRDFLYAGMENTTTTLFATRYVVDSIGFCDRNYTNVDAHELAHHWFGDLITAESSTHHWLQEGFATYFALLAEKDIYGEDYFYSKLYDTAQQIKFASRTDTIPVLNAKASSLTFYEKGAWTLFVLHESIGDKAFKKAIKSYLNKYAYQTVNTQNFFDEIKKVSNFDLEKFQKTWLESTAFDTPTANALLSKNKTIQKRLEIDKLKKTPLAEKIDIFKSTLESNVYHSVKGAVVDQLENEKYESKKPLLLLALQTNNTEIRQNVAQTLTKIPEDFRLNYETLLDDKSYQTQEIALYWLWRNFPDHRVKYLDKSKNWIGFNDYNLRTLWLSLVLSTPNYSNDQESLINELISFSSTKYEATTRQNALEKLLAFKIINDQVLSNLVGATTHHMWQFSKFGRDNIRILLKNPEMRASFNRILPNLTPDEQFQLNRLLIEKS; translated from the coding sequence ATGAAATACATTTTTTTATTATTTACTGGTTTTATATTCTCACAGCAAACTCAAAACTTTGATTTTAAATCTGTTTCGGGACAATTGTTGTTGAATTCAAAAGAAAAAATAGTTTCTGGTGCTGTCGATTTCCAGTTTGAGGTCTTGAAAGATTGTGATACTATTTCGCTTGACGCTAAAAACATGGAATTTTCAAATGTGAAAATCAATGATAAAGAAGTCGTTTTCATAAATACTACTAAGCAGTTAAAAATTGTTTTTCCTTTTACAAAAAGTCAGAATCACTTAACTTTTAACTATACGGTAAAACCAAAACAAGCCTTGTATTTTGTTGATACAGAAAACGATGAAGTACAGATCTGGACGCAGGGGCAGGGCAGATACACCAGTAATTGGTTTCCGAGTTTTGACGATGTGAATGAGAAACTAATTTTTAATTTAGGAATTTCTTATGATGCATCCTATCAGGTTGTTTCGAATGGAGTTATAAAACAAAAAACACCAAACGGAAATTTAATTCACTGGCAGTATCAAATGGAAAAACCAATGAGTTCTTACTTATTAATGCTGGCGGTTGGAAAATTTGATAAGAAAGAATTTAAATCTAAAAGTAAAATTCCGTTAGAGTATTATTATGAGCCGAAAGATGCCGATCGTATTGAGCCGACGTATCGCTATTCGCAACGAATTTTTGATTTTCTGGAGAAGGAAATAGGTGTGAAATATCCTTGGCAGATTAACAGACAAATTCCAGTTCGAGATTTCCTGTATGCGGGAATGGAAAATACAACAACGACTTTATTTGCAACTCGTTATGTGGTAGATTCAATTGGTTTTTGCGATCGAAATTACACCAATGTTGACGCTCATGAATTGGCACATCATTGGTTTGGAGATTTAATTACAGCCGAAAGCAGTACACATCATTGGCTTCAAGAAGGATTTGCAACGTATTTTGCTCTTCTGGCAGAAAAAGATATTTATGGAGAAGACTATTTTTATTCAAAATTATACGATACCGCACAGCAGATAAAATTTGCTTCAAGAACAGATACAATTCCGGTTTTAAATGCCAAAGCTAGTTCGCTCACATTTTACGAAAAAGGAGCCTGGACATTATTTGTGCTCCACGAATCGATTGGTGATAAAGCTTTCAAAAAAGCTATAAAAAGTTATCTGAATAAATATGCTTATCAGACTGTAAACACGCAGAACTTCTTTGACGAGATTAAGAAAGTTTCAAATTTCGATCTGGAAAAATTCCAGAAAACTTGGTTAGAATCGACTGCTTTTGATACACCTACTGCAAATGCTTTGTTGAGTAAAAATAAAACGATTCAGAAACGATTGGAAATTGATAAGTTAAAGAAAACACCTTTAGCAGAAAAAATAGATATTTTTAAAAGTACTTTAGAATCAAATGTTTATCATTCGGTAAAAGGAGCAGTTGTTGATCAGTTAGAAAATGAAAAGTATGAGTCTAAAAAACCGCTTTTGCTTTTGGCATTGCAGACCAATAATACTGAAATTCGTCAAAATGTTGCACAAACGCTGACCAAAATTCCTGAAGATTTTAGACTGAATTATGAAACTTTGCTTGATGATAAATCTTATCAAACACAAGAAATAGCACTGTATTGGCTATGGAGAAATTTCCCAGACCATAGAGTAAAATATTTAGATAAATCTAAAAACTGGATTGGTTTTAACGATTATAATCTGCGTACTTTATGGCTTTCGCTAGTATTGTCTACGCCAAATTACAGCAATGATCAAGAATCTCTGATTAATGAACTCATTTCATTTTCATCAACAAAATATGAAGCTACTACACGACAAAATGCTCTAGAAAAACTGCTTGCTTTTAAAATTATTAACGATCAGGTTTTGAGTAATTTAGTTGGGGCAACTACACATCATATGTGGCAATTTTCTAAGTTTGGCAGAGATAATATTCGTATTCTTTTAAAAAATCCAGAAATGCGTGCTTCATTTAATAGAATTTTACCTAATTTGACCCCCGATGAACAGTTTCAATTGAATCGTTTATTGATTGAAAAAAGTTAA
- a CDS encoding patatin-like phospholipase family protein, protein MRALVISGGGSKGAFAGGVAQYLIEEKRHEYDLFLGTSTGSLLIPHLALGHIKKIHSVYTNVTMASIFNICPFVVKNKDGVDIVTINHFNVIRQFFKGKRTFGESKGLKKYIKNNFSLSDFNNLKKLKTDVIVTVTNFTTNESEYKSVKDCTYEEFCEWSWISSNYVPFMSLVEKNNFEYGDGGFSSLVPIREAINRGATEIDVIVLETEVNTTKTVIGKNPFSLMIDLFRIALDQVEKHDIAIGKLMANNKNVKLNLYYTPIKLTDNALIFNKDVMKDWWEQGYEYAQNKSEVMSDNK, encoded by the coding sequence ATGAGAGCATTGGTTATTTCTGGCGGAGGCAGTAAAGGCGCATTTGCCGGCGGTGTTGCCCAGTATTTAATAGAAGAAAAAAGACACGAATACGATTTGTTTTTAGGAACTTCAACAGGAAGTTTGTTAATTCCGCATTTAGCTCTCGGCCACATTAAAAAAATTCACTCAGTTTATACTAATGTGACTATGGCAAGTATTTTTAATATTTGTCCGTTTGTTGTTAAAAATAAAGATGGTGTTGATATTGTGACCATTAATCACTTTAATGTAATACGTCAGTTTTTTAAGGGAAAACGAACTTTTGGCGAAAGTAAAGGTTTGAAAAAATATATTAAGAATAACTTTTCATTGTCCGACTTCAATAATCTTAAAAAACTAAAGACCGATGTTATAGTTACGGTGACCAATTTTACAACAAACGAATCAGAATATAAATCTGTAAAAGATTGTACGTACGAAGAGTTTTGTGAATGGTCTTGGATTTCGAGCAACTATGTTCCGTTTATGAGTTTAGTTGAGAAAAACAATTTTGAATACGGCGATGGCGGATTTTCAAGCTTGGTGCCAATTCGTGAAGCAATTAACAGAGGCGCCACAGAAATAGATGTAATTGTTTTAGAAACCGAGGTCAATACAACTAAAACAGTGATTGGTAAAAATCCTTTTTCTTTAATGATTGATTTGTTCCGAATTGCTCTAGATCAAGTAGAAAAACACGATATTGCTATAGGAAAACTTATGGCAAATAATAAAAATGTAAAACTTAATTTATATTACACCCCAATTAAACTTACGGACAATGCATTGATTTTCAATAAAGATGTGATGAAAGATTGGTGGGAGCAAGGTTACGAATATGCTCAGAATAAGTCTGAGGTTATGAGTGACAATAAATAA
- a CDS encoding DUF7935 family protein, with translation MDFNKIIELASYTLPALVTGVVAYRFFELHIKNNDRKRAFLLNKEYQKQSLPIRLQAYERMTLFLERINLNKLLIRISPISQDKHDYENFVIEQIEQEFEHNLTQQIYMSDECWTIITTAKNATIQMIRKAAMRDKVENADKLREVILNDLLEKQSPSNAALGYIKNEVADLW, from the coding sequence ATGGATTTTAATAAAATTATAGAACTTGCGAGTTATACTCTGCCGGCATTAGTTACAGGAGTTGTAGCTTATCGTTTTTTTGAACTGCACATTAAAAACAATGATAGAAAGCGTGCTTTTTTATTAAATAAAGAATATCAAAAACAATCTCTGCCAATACGTTTACAGGCTTATGAGCGTATGACTTTATTTTTAGAACGCATTAATCTGAATAAATTATTAATCAGGATTTCTCCGATTTCTCAAGATAAACATGATTATGAAAATTTTGTAATCGAACAAATCGAACAGGAATTTGAACATAATCTAACACAGCAGATTTACATGTCAGACGAGTGCTGGACGATCATTACGACTGCAAAAAATGCAACCATTCAAATGATTCGCAAAGCAGCAATGAGAGATAAAGTAGAAAACGCGGATAAATTACGCGAAGTAATTTTGAATGATTTACTAGAAAAACAATCGCCAAGTAATGCTGCGTTGGGTTATATTAAAAATGAAGTAGCTGATCTTTGGTAA
- a CDS encoding sulfite exporter TauE/SafE family protein, which translates to MDSYIIFFLCLAAFAAGFIDAIVGGGGLIQTPMGLILLPNLPVSTVVGTLKIPAFSGTAFAAFQYLKKVVIQWKLLLIMMCLAVPSAFLGSTILTMVSNDFMKPLLLVVLSLLFIYTYAKKNFGQHAAKDHSAATQIIYAVVISIIVGFYDGFIGPGTGSFFVVAFIALLGFDFLHASANAKMVNLATNFGSICLFMIKGKIIWTIAIPMAVSNGLGGWLGAKLAINKGNGFIRIFFLIVVVGTLIRFAYDVFFK; encoded by the coding sequence ATGGATTCCTATATCATATTTTTTCTTTGTTTAGCAGCTTTTGCAGCGGGATTTATTGATGCGATTGTTGGCGGCGGCGGATTGATACAAACTCCAATGGGATTAATTTTATTACCCAATTTACCAGTTTCTACAGTTGTAGGTACATTAAAAATCCCAGCTTTCAGCGGAACCGCTTTTGCTGCTTTTCAGTATTTAAAAAAGGTTGTTATTCAATGGAAATTGCTGCTCATTATGATGTGCTTGGCGGTTCCTTCGGCGTTTTTAGGTTCTACGATTTTGACGATGGTGAGCAACGATTTTATGAAACCGCTTTTACTGGTGGTTTTATCTTTACTTTTTATATATACCTACGCAAAGAAAAATTTCGGACAACATGCAGCGAAAGATCATTCTGCTGCAACTCAAATAATTTATGCGGTTGTTATTAGCATAATCGTTGGTTTCTACGACGGATTTATCGGCCCTGGAACAGGAAGTTTCTTTGTGGTAGCATTTATAGCGCTTTTAGGTTTCGATTTTCTTCACGCTTCCGCGAATGCAAAAATGGTCAACTTGGCGACGAATTTTGGTTCGATCTGCTTATTTATGATTAAAGGAAAAATTATCTGGACAATTGCAATTCCGATGGCAGTAAGCAACGGACTTGGAGGCTGGCTGGGTGCAAAACTGGCAATTAATAAAGGAAACGGTTTTATTCGGATTTTCTTTTTAATTGTGGTTGTTGGAACTTTGATTCGCTTTGCTTATGATGTGTTTTTTAAGTAA